One part of the Aurantibacillus circumpalustris genome encodes these proteins:
- the clpP gene encoding ATP-dependent Clp endopeptidase proteolytic subunit ClpP, with the protein MMFDNNEFRKYATKHAGINSLTYDSYTSRIQSSLTPYIIEERSLNVAQMDVFSRLMMDRIIFLGTGINDQVANIVQAQLLFLESVDAKKDIQIYVNSPGGSVYAGLGIYDTMQIIKPDVATICTGMAASMGAVLQCAGAKGKRTALKHARIMIHQPLGGAEGQASDIEITAREIQKLKKELYDIIAFHSGQTYEKVWADSDRDYWMIAQEAKDYGMIDEVLERK; encoded by the coding sequence ATTATGTTTGATAATAATGAATTTAGAAAATATGCCACTAAACATGCGGGCATCAACAGTTTAACCTACGATAGTTACACTTCTCGTATTCAATCGTCTTTAACACCATATATTATTGAAGAACGCTCTTTAAATGTAGCGCAAATGGACGTTTTCTCGCGATTAATGATGGATAGAATCATTTTTTTAGGCACGGGTATTAATGATCAGGTGGCAAACATTGTTCAAGCACAGCTTTTATTTCTTGAGAGCGTAGATGCTAAAAAGGACATTCAGATTTATGTAAACTCTCCTGGCGGCAGTGTTTATGCAGGTTTAGGGATTTACGATACTATGCAGATTATTAAGCCCGATGTTGCAACCATTTGCACAGGAATGGCAGCTAGTATGGGAGCAGTTTTACAATGCGCTGGCGCTAAAGGAAAACGTACAGCATTAAAGCATGCTCGAATTATGATTCACCAACCCTTGGGTGGCGCAGAAGGTCAGGCTAGTGATATTGAAATTACTGCACGCGAAATTCAGAAACTGAAAAAAGAATTGTACGATATTATTGCATTTCATAGCGGACAAACCTACGAGAAAGTTTGGGCAGATAGCGATCGTGATTATTGGATGATTGCGCAAGAAGCCAAAGATTACGGAATGATTGATGAGGTTCTTGAACGCAAATAA